Proteins from a single region of Herpetosiphon gulosus:
- a CDS encoding FixH family protein, giving the protein MMLRYVHLILLSLILVSLLGCSRTPSDDPRLNISLEQIPSTMAAQTIVLSISDGSTPLENAKVQIEATMTHAGMPSQIVQMEPLGAGKYQASIDFSMLGEWVLIVNITESNGAVMQRTLPAFNIQ; this is encoded by the coding sequence ATGATGTTACGTTATGTCCATTTAATCCTGTTGAGCTTGATTTTAGTCAGTTTGCTTGGCTGTAGCCGCACGCCCAGCGATGATCCACGTTTGAACATTAGCCTTGAACAAATCCCTAGTACGATGGCGGCGCAAACGATTGTCTTGAGCATCAGCGATGGTTCAACTCCACTGGAAAACGCCAAAGTCCAAATCGAGGCCACCATGACCCACGCTGGCATGCCCTCACAAATTGTGCAGATGGAGCCGCTTGGCGCTGGTAAATATCAGGCGAGCATTGATTTTTCGATGCTCGGCGAATGGGTATTGATCGTCAACATCACTGAATCCAATGGCGCAGTTATGCAACGAACGCTGCCTGCCTTCAACATTCAATAA
- a CDS encoding disulfide oxidoreductase → MQPSAIESSALSEPDDHTHISFGQRVRENLGYLAWLQAVVATLGSLYFSEIKGFPPCNLCWYQRILMYPLVLILTVGIIRRDPALRWYGLPLSIGGWLVASYHCLLTYGVISAELAPCSAGVSCLARWINWYGFITIPLLAWVAFSVITVALLFAKPAKELDHE, encoded by the coding sequence ATGCAGCCCTCTGCAATTGAATCATCGGCGCTCAGCGAGCCTGATGATCACACCCATATTTCATTTGGACAGCGTGTCCGTGAAAATCTCGGCTATTTAGCATGGCTTCAAGCGGTCGTTGCGACGCTTGGCAGCCTCTATTTTAGCGAAATTAAGGGCTTTCCGCCGTGTAATTTATGTTGGTATCAACGGATTTTGATGTATCCGCTGGTGCTGATTCTGACGGTGGGGATTATTCGCCGTGACCCTGCGCTGCGTTGGTATGGCTTGCCGTTGAGTATTGGTGGCTGGTTGGTCGCTAGTTATCACTGTTTGCTGACCTATGGTGTAATTTCGGCTGAACTTGCGCCGTGTAGCGCAGGGGTTTCGTGCCTTGCCCGTTGGATCAACTGGTATGGCTTTATTACGATTCCACTGCTGGCTTGGGTCGCATTCAGCGTCATTACCGTTGCTTTGTTATTTGCTAAACCTGCTAAGGAGCTTGATCATGAATAA
- a CDS encoding thioredoxin domain-containing protein: MNKSVATKKRQARTRKPQGGLPREVKMLLWLSVPVLLIVAVVMLTKAGAEPAQTVDVSRLIYPDSPVLGKTDAPVTIVEFLDPECESCRAFFPIVKDVLAQNGDNVRLVVRYFPLHNNSVLAIAATEAAGNQGKYWEMQELLFNKQSEWGEKQTPQTALMLQYAQELGLDGDQFAKDLSDPKIMQKIERDNADAQALNVRGTPSFFVNGKEVSSLSQSALQSAIDDAK; this comes from the coding sequence ATGAATAAATCTGTTGCTACCAAAAAACGCCAAGCCCGCACCCGCAAACCTCAAGGTGGCTTACCGCGTGAAGTTAAGATGTTGCTTTGGCTGAGTGTGCCAGTGCTGTTGATTGTGGCGGTGGTGATGTTGACTAAAGCCGGAGCCGAACCAGCCCAAACCGTCGATGTTTCACGCTTGATCTACCCTGATAGTCCTGTTTTGGGCAAAACTGATGCTCCAGTCACGATCGTTGAGTTTCTTGACCCTGAATGTGAATCGTGTCGCGCCTTCTTCCCAATCGTCAAGGATGTGCTGGCTCAAAACGGCGATAATGTACGCTTAGTTGTGCGCTATTTCCCCTTGCACAACAACTCAGTTTTGGCGATTGCCGCAACCGAAGCTGCTGGCAACCAAGGCAAATATTGGGAGATGCAAGAGCTGCTTTTCAATAAACAAAGCGAATGGGGTGAAAAACAAACTCCACAAACTGCCTTGATGTTGCAATATGCCCAAGAATTGGGCTTGGATGGCGATCAGTTTGCCAAAGATTTGAGTGACCCCAAGATTATGCAGAAGATCGAGCGCGATAATGCCGATGCGCAAGCGCTGAATGTGCGGGGTACGCCGAGCTTCTTCGTCAATGGCAAAGAAGTTAGTTCGCTGAGTCAAAGCGCCTTACAAAGCGCAATCGACGACGCAAAATAG
- a CDS encoding MFS transporter, which translates to MLSPNTHPAITQTGLRANLGQFSLLMLINAMVGGMIGIERTILPILGSQTFGLSSTTTVLSFIISFGLVKALMNLIAGVLADRYGRKRILVLGWLVGLPVPWMLIYAPSWGWIVAANVLLGINQGLAWSMAVVMKIDLVGSEQRGFAVGLNEFTGYMAVAITAWLTGYLASSYGVRPVPFYLGIGYAVIGLGLSIGLVRETHGLVQQTTSTSSNFWQLVKQTSWGNRTLFGASQAGLINNLNDGMAWGILPLFFASYGLDLPAIGLLKFIYPAVWSVGQLITGPLSDKLGRKALIVQGMLLQAAALGLIVNTTSFGWWLLSSIGLGIGTAMVYPTLIAVVSDKAEPASRARVLGIYRFWRDLGYAVGALLAGIIADWLGMAWAIGLVAGLTAISGLLAHLNLNND; encoded by the coding sequence GTGCTATCGCCTAATACCCATCCTGCGATCACCCAAACTGGCTTACGCGCCAATTTGGGTCAATTTAGCCTGCTGATGCTAATTAACGCCATGGTTGGCGGCATGATTGGGATCGAACGCACGATCTTGCCAATTCTGGGCAGCCAAACCTTTGGTCTAAGCAGCACCACCACTGTGCTGAGTTTTATCATCAGTTTTGGCTTGGTCAAAGCCTTGATGAACTTGATTGCGGGGGTTTTGGCTGATCGCTATGGGCGCAAACGAATTTTGGTCTTGGGTTGGCTGGTTGGCTTACCAGTACCATGGATGCTAATCTATGCCCCCAGTTGGGGCTGGATTGTTGCAGCCAATGTGTTGCTTGGAATCAATCAAGGCTTGGCTTGGTCGATGGCAGTCGTGATGAAAATCGATTTGGTTGGCTCAGAACAACGCGGTTTCGCGGTTGGCCTCAACGAATTTACAGGCTATATGGCGGTTGCAATTACCGCTTGGTTGACTGGTTATTTAGCCAGCAGCTATGGTGTGCGGCCAGTGCCATTTTATCTTGGCATCGGCTATGCAGTAATTGGCCTAGGGCTATCGATTGGCTTGGTGCGCGAAACCCATGGCTTAGTCCAACAAACCACGAGCACGAGCAGCAATTTCTGGCAGCTCGTGAAGCAAACATCATGGGGCAATCGCACGTTATTTGGGGCAAGTCAGGCTGGCTTGATCAACAACCTCAACGATGGTATGGCATGGGGCATTTTACCGCTATTTTTCGCCAGCTACGGGCTTGATTTGCCAGCAATCGGCTTGCTCAAATTTATCTATCCAGCGGTTTGGAGCGTTGGCCAGCTGATTACGGGGCCACTCTCCGATAAACTTGGCCGCAAGGCGCTGATTGTCCAGGGGATGTTGCTGCAAGCCGCAGCTTTGGGCTTGATTGTCAACACTACAAGTTTTGGCTGGTGGCTGCTAAGCAGCATTGGCTTAGGCATTGGCACAGCGATGGTCTACCCCACGTTAATCGCCGTGGTGAGCGACAAGGCAGAACCAGCTAGCCGCGCTCGAGTTTTGGGCATCTATCGCTTTTGGCGCGATCTTGGCTATGCTGTCGGGGCACTGTTGGCGGGCATTATCGCCGATTGGCTGGGTATGGCTTGGGCAATTGGCTTGGTCGCAGGTTTAACCGCAATTTCTGGTTTGCTAGCGCATTTGAATCTCAACAACGATTAA
- a CDS encoding rhodanese-like domain-containing protein has protein sequence MIQTIDVTTLQTWLSQGRAVTVLDVRPEADWQEWQIPQSVHAEAYYDLKASQLAPALQQLKFPLDQPIVTVCGMGKMSLVAAEQLQAQGYQVYSLAGGMQAWSLAWNIAQLPTLANGTEIIQIRRTGKGCLSYLIASQGQAMVIDASLDPTVYLQLAQERGWQIQAVLDTHIHADHLSRSRQLAELSGATFYLPANQRSSGTYQPISANMQIQLGVATIQALATPGHTWESMSYLLDGSHLFSGDTLFLAAVGRPDLEAQAAEAQQRASALYQSLQTILTFDPASIILPGHTSKPVAFDGQPIMASLAEVQAATPRLAQPETEFVAGLTAVRPATPPNHQTIVQLNQAGAGLPADLITLEAGANRCAIA, from the coding sequence ATGATTCAAACAATTGATGTGACAACCTTACAAACTTGGCTTAGCCAAGGTCGAGCAGTCACGGTGCTGGATGTTCGGCCTGAGGCCGATTGGCAAGAGTGGCAGATTCCGCAAAGCGTGCATGCTGAGGCTTACTACGATTTAAAAGCTAGCCAACTCGCTCCAGCCTTGCAACAGCTCAAATTTCCACTTGATCAGCCAATTGTAACGGTTTGTGGAATGGGCAAAATGAGCTTGGTTGCTGCCGAACAACTCCAAGCGCAGGGCTATCAAGTCTATTCATTGGCTGGTGGCATGCAAGCATGGAGCTTGGCTTGGAATATTGCTCAGCTACCGACATTAGCAAATGGCACTGAAATTATCCAAATTCGGCGCACAGGCAAGGGCTGCCTCTCATATTTAATTGCTTCGCAAGGCCAAGCAATGGTCATCGATGCCAGCCTTGATCCGACGGTGTATCTGCAACTAGCACAAGAGCGTGGTTGGCAGATTCAAGCAGTCTTGGATACACATATTCACGCCGATCATCTTTCGCGTTCACGCCAATTAGCCGAATTGAGCGGTGCAACCTTTTATTTGCCTGCTAATCAACGTAGCAGCGGTACATACCAGCCAATCAGCGCCAATATGCAGATTCAGCTTGGAGTCGCCACAATTCAGGCCTTAGCCACACCTGGCCATACGTGGGAAAGCATGAGCTATTTGCTCGATGGCTCTCATCTTTTCAGTGGCGACACGCTGTTTTTGGCAGCGGTTGGTCGGCCCGACCTCGAAGCTCAAGCCGCCGAAGCCCAACAACGGGCCAGTGCCTTATACCAAAGCTTGCAAACAATCTTGACGTTTGATCCTGCAAGCATTATTTTGCCAGGCCATACCAGCAAACCAGTTGCCTTTGATGGCCAGCCAATTATGGCTAGTTTGGCTGAAGTGCAGGCAGCAACGCCCCGTTTAGCCCAACCTGAAACTGAATTTGTGGCCGGATTAACTGCTGTGCGCCCAGCAACGCCGCCCAATCATCAAACAATTGTCCAGTTGAATCAGGCTGGAGCCGGGCTACCCGCCGATCTCATCACTCTCGAAGCTGGAGCCAACCGCTGTGCTATCGCCTAA
- a CDS encoding metalloregulator ArsR/SmtB family transcription factor, translating into MELSQKRQFKNALYEQFARISRALANPHRLELLDLLTQGERTVEDLANETALSIANASQHLQTLRAAQLVSVRREGLYAYYRLSNPSVQALWLSLRQVGESQLADVQAVVQHFLADRSQYQSISISDLYQRIEQQDVVLLDVRPSNEFAAAHLPQARSIPITELSQRLAELAPDQPIVVYCRGPYCLFADEAVTTLSQRGFEVYRLDGGIIEWQAHGFALAQEAAK; encoded by the coding sequence ATGGAATTGAGTCAAAAACGCCAATTTAAGAATGCCTTGTATGAACAATTTGCGCGGATCAGTCGGGCTTTAGCTAACCCCCATCGGCTGGAATTGCTTGATTTGCTAACTCAAGGCGAGCGCACGGTTGAAGATTTAGCCAACGAAACGGCGCTTTCAATTGCCAATGCCTCACAGCATTTGCAAACGTTGCGAGCCGCTCAATTGGTGAGTGTACGCCGTGAAGGCTTGTATGCCTACTACCGCTTATCTAATCCGAGTGTCCAAGCATTATGGCTCAGCTTGCGCCAGGTCGGCGAAAGTCAACTAGCCGATGTACAAGCGGTTGTCCAGCACTTTTTGGCAGATCGCAGCCAATATCAATCGATCAGCATCAGCGATTTGTATCAGCGGATCGAGCAGCAAGATGTGGTGTTGCTTGATGTGCGACCAAGCAATGAATTTGCTGCCGCCCATTTGCCGCAAGCACGTTCAATCCCGATCACTGAATTAAGCCAGCGTTTAGCTGAATTAGCACCTGATCAGCCAATCGTGGTTTATTGTCGGGGGCCATATTGCCTGTTTGCCGATGAGGCGGTGACAACGCTGAGCCAACGTGGTTTTGAAGTCTATCGGCTTGATGGTGGGATCATCGAATGGCAAGCTCATGGTTTTGCCTTAGCCCAGGAAGCAGCCAAATGA
- a CDS encoding metalloregulator ArsR/SmtB family transcription factor — MDTVIQADLIELKAKLFRGLADASRLRVLEALWAEPLTVSAIVAATQLSQSNVSNHLSCLHDCGLVARQQQGRFVYYRLSDPRVGELIGLAASLLADVAHGVYACTRYPSEANQ; from the coding sequence ATGGACACCGTAATCCAAGCTGATTTGATCGAATTGAAAGCCAAGCTTTTTCGTGGTTTGGCCGATGCTTCACGTTTGCGGGTGCTTGAGGCGCTTTGGGCTGAGCCACTGACGGTTTCGGCAATTGTGGCAGCAACCCAGCTAAGCCAATCAAATGTTTCCAATCATCTGAGTTGTTTGCACGATTGTGGCTTGGTTGCCCGCCAGCAACAAGGGCGGTTTGTTTACTATCGGCTGAGCGATCCACGGGTGGGCGAGTTGATTGGCTTGGCGGCTAGCTTATTGGCCGATGTTGCGCACGGCGTGTATGCTTGCACCCGTTACCCTAGCGAGGCAAACCAATGA
- a CDS encoding cation-translocating P-type ATPase, protein MSQQTISLPIRGMDCSSCALHIQTALGELSGVVQAQVLFSAEKALITFDDQLLEPNALVQTIEQAGYQVPQLQAATPKSTPANASLLLLFGAIVLVVLGFSVLGEQLGWLDLLIDWIPWPIGVALVLVAGYRIFWRVLQAAWRKTVLSHSLMSIGVIAALAIGQWPTALLVVLFMRIGEYVEQFTASQARRAVKELTVLAPTLAQVERDGAEIQLPIEVVQVGDVVVVRPGDQIPVDGVVLRGAASINQATITGESMPIDAIEGTHVFAATLATAGSLRIRATAVGRDSTFGNVIKLVEEAESQKAEIQRIGDAFSGYYLPVVAALAVLTFVLQRDPLATAAVLLVACSCSFALATPIAMLATIGAAAKQGILIKGGKYLEALAKTSVVLIDKTGTLTHGQPVVTQVVVHAAANEAEVLGWAAAAEQDSEHALAKAIVQAARDQSIDLGQVSQFKAMAGSGVQAVIEGQTVVVGHQRLLGEHPLQAQANALEQQGQTVIWVLREQKVLGLIACADRLRVDVAPAIAQLRRLGIDTIEILTGDNQAIAANIAEQLGIGYQAELLPADKLAIVRHYQAQGQHVVMIGDGVNDAPALAQAHVGIAMGVAGTAVALDAAHIALLRDDWSLVPQALALALGTMRIVKGNLGFTVAYNMIGLSLAALGILPPVLAAAAQSLPDLGIMVNSARLLRYKPEPSSLTQ, encoded by the coding sequence ATGAGCCAGCAAACAATCAGCTTACCGATTCGCGGCATGGATTGTTCAAGTTGTGCGCTGCATATTCAAACCGCGTTGGGCGAGCTAAGCGGAGTGGTGCAAGCCCAAGTTTTGTTTTCTGCGGAAAAAGCCCTGATTACCTTCGATGATCAGCTGCTTGAGCCAAATGCCTTGGTTCAAACGATTGAACAAGCGGGCTATCAGGTGCCGCAACTTCAGGCGGCTACGCCTAAATCAACGCCTGCAAATGCTAGCTTGCTGCTGCTCTTTGGGGCGATTGTGCTTGTGGTGTTGGGTTTCAGCGTGCTTGGTGAGCAGCTTGGTTGGCTTGATTTACTAATCGACTGGATTCCTTGGCCGATTGGCGTGGCTTTAGTACTTGTGGCAGGCTATCGGATTTTCTGGCGCGTGTTGCAGGCAGCTTGGCGCAAAACTGTGCTTTCACACAGCTTGATGAGCATTGGGGTGATTGCCGCGCTAGCGATTGGTCAATGGCCAACTGCCTTGTTAGTCGTGCTATTTATGCGGATCGGCGAATATGTTGAACAATTTACGGCGAGCCAAGCTCGCCGTGCAGTCAAAGAATTAACTGTTCTCGCCCCAACTCTCGCTCAGGTTGAACGTGATGGAGCCGAAATTCAGCTACCAATTGAGGTCGTCCAAGTTGGCGATGTCGTCGTGGTGCGGCCTGGCGACCAAATTCCAGTTGATGGTGTGGTGCTGCGAGGTGCTGCCAGCATCAATCAAGCAACGATTACTGGTGAATCGATGCCGATTGACGCAATTGAGGGAACCCATGTTTTTGCAGCAACCTTGGCAACTGCAGGGAGTTTACGGATTCGCGCAACGGCGGTTGGCCGAGATAGCACTTTTGGCAATGTGATCAAATTGGTTGAAGAGGCTGAATCGCAAAAAGCCGAAATTCAACGGATTGGTGATGCCTTTTCAGGTTATTATCTGCCAGTTGTGGCCGCACTTGCCGTGTTGACCTTTGTGCTTCAGCGTGATCCCTTGGCAACGGCGGCGGTGCTGTTGGTAGCGTGTTCATGCTCATTTGCGCTGGCTACGCCAATCGCCATGCTGGCAACAATTGGCGCGGCAGCCAAACAGGGCATTTTGATCAAAGGTGGCAAATATCTTGAAGCCCTTGCCAAAACCAGTGTGGTGCTAATTGATAAAACTGGCACCTTGACCCATGGCCAGCCTGTGGTAACTCAAGTTGTCGTGCATGCTGCTGCGAATGAGGCCGAGGTGTTGGGTTGGGCCGCAGCAGCCGAGCAAGATTCAGAACATGCCTTGGCTAAGGCGATAGTGCAGGCTGCTCGGGATCAATCAATCGACCTTGGTCAAGTAAGCCAATTCAAGGCGATGGCTGGATCAGGCGTGCAAGCAGTGATCGAGGGTCAAACTGTGGTTGTTGGGCATCAACGGCTGCTGGGCGAGCATCCTTTGCAAGCTCAGGCCAATGCTTTAGAACAGCAAGGTCAAACCGTGATTTGGGTTTTGCGCGAACAGAAAGTGTTGGGATTAATTGCCTGTGCTGATCGCTTGCGAGTTGATGTTGCTCCGGCGATTGCTCAATTGCGCCGTTTGGGCATCGACACGATTGAAATCTTGACTGGTGATAATCAAGCGATAGCGGCCAATATTGCCGAGCAGTTGGGTATTGGCTATCAAGCTGAATTATTGCCCGCCGATAAATTAGCAATTGTGCGGCACTACCAAGCTCAAGGCCAGCATGTTGTGATGATTGGCGATGGCGTGAATGATGCTCCAGCCTTAGCTCAAGCTCATGTTGGGATTGCTATGGGTGTGGCTGGCACGGCGGTTGCGCTTGATGCTGCGCATATCGCCTTATTGCGCGACGATTGGAGCTTAGTTCCGCAGGCCTTGGCTTTGGCTTTAGGTACAATGCGGATCGTCAAAGGCAATCTTGGCTTTACGGTTGCTTATAACATGATTGGCCTAAGTTTGGCTGCGTTGGGTATCTTACCGCCAGTTTTAGCAGCAGCAGCTCAATCACTGCCCGATTTAGGTATTATGGTCAATTCTGCTCGATTATTGCGTTACAAACCTGAACCATCATCACTTACTCAATAA
- a CDS encoding helix-turn-helix domain-containing protein, translating to MQGLSIGEVAQQTGLQPSAIRYYEQMGLIPKPQRHNTRRRYDPKVLQWITLINLARKAGFSIAEVQTLIHGFSEDTPPSARWRSMATTKLTQVAQQIHDLQQMQVVLNHGLQCQCLRLEDCRISNQQGCHEQCEEADQT from the coding sequence ATGCAAGGATTATCAATCGGCGAAGTTGCCCAACAAACAGGCCTCCAACCATCAGCAATCCGCTATTACGAGCAGATGGGCTTAATTCCTAAGCCACAACGCCATAACACCCGCCGCCGTTACGATCCCAAGGTGTTGCAATGGATCACTTTGATCAATTTGGCGCGTAAAGCTGGTTTTTCGATCGCTGAGGTTCAAACATTAATTCATGGTTTTAGCGAGGATACACCGCCATCAGCCCGTTGGCGTAGCATGGCCACAACAAAATTAACCCAAGTTGCCCAACAAATTCATGATTTACAGCAGATGCAGGTAGTGCTCAATCATGGCTTGCAATGCCAATGTTTGCGCCTAGAAGATTGTCGAATTAGCAATCAGCAGGGGTGCCACGAGCAGTGTGAAGAAGCAGATCAAACCTAA
- a CDS encoding STAS domain-containing protein — protein MLRITQRQATLALLVLLNIMTAAIDAVIIIRNGWQNPLLMGVILLILCGISVAYWRGIEWSRWLIVGFVTLICAGFVDKTQPVNLVTLIPPVMALIMGSSTAVIISAVVGYGGILVRANFTGSYAAVDNLVAYALLIAAILLIRTISETNLLTLQDTISKSDGEQRRIKAQSTLMRNQADALLKQNQEQQRLLALVETLETPAVTIAANVLLAPLVGALDPKRVEQIQKRLLANIHRQRTRLLILDLAGVRELSNEAAEKVIVMMQAIRLLGCEVTVTSASAEIAMQFGDLGVDRELFQTAQTPQIALEQSIYSLSKPQFDK, from the coding sequence ATGCTACGAATCACCCAGCGCCAAGCAACACTCGCGCTTTTAGTGCTCTTAAATATCATGACCGCTGCAATCGATGCGGTGATCATCATTCGTAACGGTTGGCAAAATCCGCTGCTGATGGGGGTTATTTTGCTGATTCTGTGTGGTATCAGCGTGGCCTATTGGCGCGGCATCGAGTGGAGTCGTTGGTTAATCGTCGGGTTTGTGACGCTGATTTGTGCTGGCTTTGTCGATAAAACCCAGCCTGTTAATTTGGTTACGCTGATTCCCCCAGTCATGGCGTTGATCATGGGTTCTTCAACCGCCGTGATCATTAGTGCTGTGGTTGGTTATGGTGGCATCTTAGTTCGCGCCAATTTTACTGGTTCGTATGCCGCCGTCGATAACTTAGTGGCCTATGCTTTGTTGATTGCCGCGATTCTGCTGATTCGCACGATTAGCGAAACCAATCTGCTTACCCTCCAAGATACAATCAGTAAATCCGATGGCGAACAACGCCGCATCAAAGCCCAATCAACGCTCATGCGCAACCAAGCCGATGCCTTGCTCAAACAAAATCAGGAGCAACAACGCTTATTGGCCTTGGTCGAAACCCTCGAAACTCCCGCCGTGACCATTGCTGCCAATGTGCTGTTGGCTCCCTTGGTCGGGGCACTCGATCCCAAACGAGTTGAGCAAATTCAAAAACGCTTGCTAGCCAACATTCATCGCCAACGCACCCGCCTGTTGATTTTAGATTTAGCCGGAGTTCGCGAACTATCTAATGAGGCCGCCGAAAAGGTGATCGTGATGATGCAAGCGATTCGCTTGCTTGGTTGTGAAGTGACGGTCACCAGCGCTTCGGCTGAAATCGCCATGCAATTCGGTGATCTTGGGGTCGATCGCGAACTCTTCCAAACCGCTCAAACCCCGCAAATTGCCCTTGAACAGAGCATCTATAGCTTGAGCAAGCCTCAATTTGACAAGTAA
- the fusA gene encoding elongation factor G: MPRSTPLDRVRNIGIIAHIDAGKTTTTERILFYTGRNYKIGEVHEGAATMDWMEQERERGITITAAATTAHWEYAEQRYQINIIDTPGHVDFTAEVERSLRVLDGGVVVFDAVAGVEPQSETVWRQADKYNVPRICFVNKMDRMGANFDRTVQMIVDRLGAKPVPIQLPIGAEDRFQGIIDLMENKAIFYMDDVGKVQEEREIPAELAEKAKAAREYMLEAIAETDDELMMLYLEGEELQVPELRRALRAATIGNKLVPVLCGSALKNKGVQRMLDAVVLLLPSPLEIPVTKAVRPGVDSEAEDAEFIERPADENAPFTGLVFKIMADPFVGKLAYFRVYSGKLETGSYVLNTTKNKRERVGRLLQMHANHREEIKEVYAGDIAAVVGPKDTFTGDTICSPDDPVVLESIKFPEPVISVAIEPKTKADQDKMSIALSRLAEEDPTFRLNTDVETGQTIIRGMGELHLEVIVDRMMREFKVEANVGKPQVAYRESITRSVDIDSKFVRQSGGKGQYGHVKVKFEPSGEGEGYIFVNGIVGGVVPREYVPAVEAGIREAMETGVIAGYPVVDVKATLFDGSYHDVDSSEMAFKIAASMALKDGVRKGGPQILEPIMKIEVIVPEDYMGSVIGDVNSRRGRIEGMEARGNAQVVRGFVPLANMFGYVNDLRSQTQGRATYSMEFHHYEPIPRNLQEELVEKARS, from the coding sequence ATGCCTCGCTCGACACCACTCGACAGAGTACGCAATATTGGGATTATTGCCCACATTGACGCAGGGAAAACTACCACCACCGAACGGATTTTGTTCTATACTGGTCGTAACTATAAGATCGGTGAAGTCCACGAAGGCGCTGCCACCATGGACTGGATGGAACAAGAACGCGAACGTGGGATCACGATTACCGCTGCTGCTACCACCGCTCACTGGGAATATGCTGAGCAACGCTATCAAATCAATATTATTGATACCCCTGGCCACGTGGACTTTACGGCTGAAGTAGAACGCTCATTGCGCGTGCTCGACGGTGGCGTAGTGGTGTTCGATGCAGTGGCCGGTGTGGAGCCACAATCAGAAACGGTGTGGCGACAAGCTGATAAATATAACGTGCCGCGGATTTGTTTCGTCAACAAGATGGACCGCATGGGCGCGAACTTCGATCGCACCGTTCAGATGATTGTTGATCGCCTTGGCGCAAAGCCTGTGCCGATCCAATTGCCAATCGGGGCCGAAGATCGCTTCCAAGGGATCATCGACTTGATGGAAAACAAGGCCATCTTCTACATGGACGATGTTGGTAAAGTCCAAGAAGAGCGCGAAATTCCTGCTGAATTGGCTGAAAAAGCTAAAGCAGCCCGCGAATATATGCTCGAAGCCATCGCCGAAACCGATGATGAGTTGATGATGCTTTATCTCGAAGGCGAAGAATTGCAAGTGCCTGAATTGCGCCGCGCTCTGCGTGCCGCCACGATTGGCAACAAATTGGTGCCAGTCTTGTGTGGTTCAGCCTTGAAAAACAAGGGCGTGCAACGCATGCTCGACGCTGTGGTCTTGCTCTTGCCTTCACCATTGGAAATTCCAGTGACCAAGGCTGTGCGCCCAGGCGTTGATTCAGAAGCCGAAGATGCTGAGTTCATCGAGCGCCCAGCCGATGAAAATGCACCATTCACTGGTTTGGTCTTCAAAATTATGGCTGACCCATTCGTGGGTAAGTTGGCCTACTTCCGGGTTTACTCAGGCAAGCTCGAAACTGGCTCATACGTTTTGAACACCACCAAGAACAAGCGCGAACGGGTTGGTCGCTTGCTGCAAATGCACGCCAACCACCGCGAAGAAATCAAGGAAGTCTATGCAGGCGATATCGCGGCTGTGGTGGGTCCAAAAGACACCTTCACTGGCGATACCATCTGTTCACCAGATGATCCGGTGGTTTTGGAAAGCATCAAGTTCCCAGAACCAGTGATTTCGGTGGCGATCGAGCCAAAAACCAAGGCTGACCAAGACAAGATGTCGATTGCGCTCTCACGCTTGGCCGAAGAAGACCCAACCTTCCGTTTGAACACCGATGTCGAAACTGGCCAAACGATCATCCGTGGGATGGGCGAATTGCACTTGGAAGTTATCGTCGATCGGATGATGCGCGAATTCAAGGTTGAAGCCAATGTTGGTAAGCCGCAAGTGGCCTACCGCGAAAGTATCACCCGCAGCGTCGATATCGATAGCAAATTCGTGCGCCAATCGGGCGGTAAAGGTCAATACGGCCACGTCAAAGTCAAGTTCGAGCCATCAGGCGAAGGCGAAGGCTATATCTTCGTCAATGGGATCGTTGGTGGGGTTGTGCCTCGCGAATACGTCCCAGCAGTCGAAGCTGGTATCCGCGAAGCCATGGAAACTGGCGTTATCGCTGGTTACCCTGTGGTTGACGTGAAAGCAACCTTGTTTGACGGCTCATACCACGACGTTGACTCGTCGGAAATGGCCTTCAAGATCGCTGCTTCAATGGCCTTGAAGGACGGCGTTCGCAAGGGCGGCCCCCAAATCTTGGAACCAATCATGAAAATTGAAGTGATTGTGCCCGAAGATTACATGGGTAGCGTAATCGGCGACGTAAACAGCCGCCGTGGTCGCATCGAAGGTATGGAAGCTCGCGGTAATGCCCAAGTCGTGCGTGGCTTTGTGCCATTGGCCAACATGTTTGGCTATGTCAACGATTTGCGCTCACAAACCCAAGGCCGCGCTACCTACTCGATGGAATTCCATCACTACGAGCCAATTCCACGCAACTTGCAAGAAGAATTGGTCGAAAAAGCTCGTAGCTAA